A genomic segment from Lytechinus variegatus isolate NC3 chromosome 10, Lvar_3.0, whole genome shotgun sequence encodes:
- the LOC121423347 gene encoding golgin subfamily A member 6-like protein 22 isoform X5, whose product MWASNGSFVDRDGEQVYPNKFGGPQPLPSIPSSQTPQPSFDNALVPVGGRRSQLSQLSQIPNGGQLAIGDYQTGRLQQMENRLGVAEQSNRALLEEVVRLQGELKQSHRASEETLQAERQARQQLTENIRASNDLIGQLGARLKRAEERVSDERTAVGALVNHTKQVEQAVLGSQQEILAKRDQQMTKYAELKNELDEANRMREQLERVTTSLVDDVRQVKSRTDASQVEISSLVHDVKERTKRLEEDNRTLRMDHQRKHNENQHHTNQTTAVLRSQLDARLGEVRDVLMDLRNRITTEETERRQQEQNHVIKMNDLQAQLHEVSRKRDESMHALDVVQREREHAADNERLKMHGKIAEIAEEVSKKILSKEIRLREEAQQKFSNIEKYLHAEQAARIAHEQAMREENEKRWAALQKLTEEEVLHVREGQKLDRHKNIGGMNKVSDTMEKMERQAAETRKQLEQVMKAEIKTRQSQDKQIEGKIEDVQEKLGVAISTLQQAIGGINEQVSSSSNVSQDKMSAALEEAKSSQLRAVTDLDARLSTLQSKMATQEETLEDRILAAVEEALGDQSQKAANQIIEDHTENLEKINDWQDTADKKLIQVKERMDELGPEIREMNRTNETLQEDMKGLVDTEAKDRIRDVQMVRQEFTTKYSQLQQQIEAAAQKAAQGGGAPAAAPIPISQKEKLAAGKGGKVDPAALEKVEFLEEELNKVKESMAKVESSVQTVRVHLTRKVDSETKSRREEIRDLQLVFEEFKDKIEPLLKQIEEEEKEKKKDNDEGGSGKEDGEGDDNDGDKENGKDDDKSKEDDNNNDGKDDDKKGDERGGSAGSRK is encoded by the exons ATGTGGGCCTCCAATGGGAGCTTTGTCGACAGAGATGGAGAACA GGTGTACCCAAACAAGTTTGGAGGACCACAGCCCTTGCCTTCCATTCCATCCTCCCAGACACCCCAACCCAGCTTTGACAATGCCCTGGTACCGGTGGGTGGGCGTCGCTCCCAGCTCTCCCAGCTCTCGCAGATACCCAATGGAGGACAGCTTGCCATCGGAGACTATCAGACTGGGAGACTGCAACAGATGGAGAATAGACTGGGGGTTGCAGAACAGTCGAACAGAGCCCTCCTGGAGGAGGTGGTCAGATTACAAG GGGAACTAAAGCAATCCCACAGGGCTTCAGAGGAGACGTTACAGGCCGAAAGACAAGCGAGACAACAGCTCACAGAAAACATTCGGGCATCCAACGATCTGATTGGCCAGCTCGGAGCTAGATTAAAACGAGCGGAGGAACGAGTATCGGATGAAAGAACAGCGGTCGGTGCACTGGTAAACCATACTAAGCAGGTCGAGCAAGCTGTACTGGGTAGTCAACAAGAGATACTTGCGAAGAGGGATCAACAAATGACAAA GTATGCTGAACTGAAGAATGAATTAGACGAAGCCAATCGGATGAGAGAGCAATTAGAACGGGTGACTACATCGTTAGTGGATGATGTTAGGCAGGTGAAGAGTAGAACGGATGCTTCCCAGGTGGAGATCAGTAGTCTGGTTCATGACGTCAAGGAAAGAACGAAAAGATTAGAAGAAGACAACAGGACATTG AGG ATGGATCATCAAAgaaaacacaatgaaaatcaaCATCATACCAATCAAACCACAGCTGTATTACGATCTCAACTTGATGCTCG GTTGGGTGAAGTACGGGATGTTCTGATGGATTTGAGGAACAGAATAACAACGGAAGAGACTGAAAGGAGACAACAAGAACAGAATCATGTGATCAA aatgaaTGATTTACAAGCCCAGCTACATGAAGTGAGCAGAAAAAGAGACGAATCGATGCACGCCTTGGATGTGgtacaaagagaaagagaacacGCAGCAGACAACGAAAGGTTAAAGATGCACGGCAAGATAGCCGAGATCGCAGAAGAAGTCAGTAAAAAGATCTTATCTAAAGAGATACGACTCCGAGAGGAGGCACAACAGAAGTTCTCCAATATTGAAAAG TACCTTCATGCAGAGCAAGCAGCCCGTATAGCCCATGAACAGGCAATGAGAGAGGAGAACGAGAAGAGATGGGCCGCTCTACAAAAACTCACTGAGGAAGAGGTGCTTCACGTCCGGGAAGGGCAGAAG CTTGATAGGCATAAGAACATTGGTGGTATGAATAAGGTCAGTGATACCATGGAGAAGATGGAGAGACAAGCAGCGGAAACAAGAAAACAACTGGAACAAGTCATGAAGGCTGAAATCAAAACAAG ACAAAGCCAAGACAAGCAGATCGAGGGTAAGATCGAGGATGTGCAAGAGAAGCTTGGCGTTGCTATATCAACCCTTCAGCAAGCCATCGGAGGTATCAATGAGCAAGTATCATCTTCATCTAATGTG AGTCAAGATAAGATGTCGGCCGCCCTGGAGGAAGCCAAATCCAGCCAGTTGAGAGCTGTGACTGATCTAGATGCGAGGTTAAGCACGTTACAGTCCAAGATGGCCACACAAGAAGAGACTTTGGAAGACAGGATTCTCGCT GCTGTTGAAGAAGCACTAGGTGATCAG AGCCAAAAG GCAGCCAACCAGATAATAGAGGACCATACTGAAAACCTGGAGAAGATCAACGATTGGCAGGACACTGCTGATAAGAAGCTCATCCAGGTGAAAGAGCGTATGGATGAACTCGGACCGGAGATCAGGGAGATGAACCGAACCAATGAGACATTGCAAGAAGATATGAAGGGACTTGTAGATACAGAGGCCAAGGACAG AATCCGAGATGTCCAGATGGTGCGCCAGGAGTTCACCACCAAGTACAGTCAGTTGCAGCAGCAGATCGAGGCCGCCGCTCAGAAGGCTGCCCAGGGCGGTGGGGCACCCGCTGCCGCACCTATCCCAATCTCACAGAAAGAGAAGCTAGCCGCTGGCAAGGGAGGCAAGGTTGATCCTGCTGCCTTGGAGAAGGTGGAATTCCTGGAGGAAGAGCTTAATAAG GTCAAAGAGTCCATGGCTAAAGTTGAGAGTAGTGTCCAGACAGTCAGGGTACATCTGACAAGAAAGGTGGATTCAGAGACGAAATCG CGACGGGAGGAGATACGAGATCTTCAGCTCGTCTTCGAGGAATTCAAGGATAAGATAGAGCCACTCCTGAAGCAGAtcgaagaagaagagaaagagaagaagaaagataatGATGAAGGTGGGTCAGGAAAGGAAGACGGTGAAGGGGAcgacaatgatggtgataaagAGAATGGCAAAGATGATGATAAATCGAAAGAGGATGACAATAACAATGATggaaaagatgatgataaaaaggGTGATGAAAGGGGCGGAAGTGCCGGCAGTCGTAAGTAG
- the LOC121423347 gene encoding golgin subfamily A member 6-like protein 22 isoform X4, whose product MWASNGSFVDRDGEQVYPNKFGGPQPLPSIPSSQTPQPSFDNALVPVGGRRSQLSQLSQIPNGGQLAIGDYQTGRLQQMENRLGVAEQSNRALLEEVVRLQGELKQSHRASEETLQAERQARQQLTENIRASNDLIGQLGARLKRAEERVSDERTAVGALVNHTKQVEQAVLGSQQEILAKRDQQMTKYAELKNELDEANRMREQLERVTTSLVDDVRQVKSRTDASQVEISSLVHDVKERTKRLEEDNRTLRMDHQRKHNENQHHTNQTTAVLRSQLDARLGEVRDVLMDLRNRITTEETERRQQEQNHVIKMNDLQAQLHEVSRKRDESMHALDVVQREREHAADNERLKMHGKIAEIAEEVSKKILSKEIRLREEAQQKFSNIEKYLHAEQAARIAHEQAMREENEKRWAALQKLTEEEVLHVREGQKLDRHKNIGGMNKVSDTMEKMERQAAETRKQLEQVMKAEIKTRQSQDKQIEGKIEDVQEKLGVAISTLQQAIGGINEQVSSSSNVSQDKMSAALEEAKSSQLRAVTDLDARLSTLQSKMATQEETLEDRILAAVEEALGDQSQKAANQIIEDHTENLEKINDWQDTADKKLIQVKERMDELGPEIREMNRTNETLQEDMKGLVDTEAKDRIRDVQMVRQEFTTKYSQLQQQIEAAAQKAAQGGGAPAAAPIPISQKEKLAAGKGGKVDPAALEKVEFLEEELNKQRRKVEEVKESMAKVESSVQTVRVHLTRKVDSETKSRREEIRDLQLVFEEFKDKIEPLLKQIEEEEKEKKKDNDEGGSGKEDGEGDDNDGDKENGKDDDKSKEDDNNNDGKDDDKKGDERGGSAGSRK is encoded by the exons ATGTGGGCCTCCAATGGGAGCTTTGTCGACAGAGATGGAGAACA GGTGTACCCAAACAAGTTTGGAGGACCACAGCCCTTGCCTTCCATTCCATCCTCCCAGACACCCCAACCCAGCTTTGACAATGCCCTGGTACCGGTGGGTGGGCGTCGCTCCCAGCTCTCCCAGCTCTCGCAGATACCCAATGGAGGACAGCTTGCCATCGGAGACTATCAGACTGGGAGACTGCAACAGATGGAGAATAGACTGGGGGTTGCAGAACAGTCGAACAGAGCCCTCCTGGAGGAGGTGGTCAGATTACAAG GGGAACTAAAGCAATCCCACAGGGCTTCAGAGGAGACGTTACAGGCCGAAAGACAAGCGAGACAACAGCTCACAGAAAACATTCGGGCATCCAACGATCTGATTGGCCAGCTCGGAGCTAGATTAAAACGAGCGGAGGAACGAGTATCGGATGAAAGAACAGCGGTCGGTGCACTGGTAAACCATACTAAGCAGGTCGAGCAAGCTGTACTGGGTAGTCAACAAGAGATACTTGCGAAGAGGGATCAACAAATGACAAA GTATGCTGAACTGAAGAATGAATTAGACGAAGCCAATCGGATGAGAGAGCAATTAGAACGGGTGACTACATCGTTAGTGGATGATGTTAGGCAGGTGAAGAGTAGAACGGATGCTTCCCAGGTGGAGATCAGTAGTCTGGTTCATGACGTCAAGGAAAGAACGAAAAGATTAGAAGAAGACAACAGGACATTG AGG ATGGATCATCAAAgaaaacacaatgaaaatcaaCATCATACCAATCAAACCACAGCTGTATTACGATCTCAACTTGATGCTCG GTTGGGTGAAGTACGGGATGTTCTGATGGATTTGAGGAACAGAATAACAACGGAAGAGACTGAAAGGAGACAACAAGAACAGAATCATGTGATCAA aatgaaTGATTTACAAGCCCAGCTACATGAAGTGAGCAGAAAAAGAGACGAATCGATGCACGCCTTGGATGTGgtacaaagagaaagagaacacGCAGCAGACAACGAAAGGTTAAAGATGCACGGCAAGATAGCCGAGATCGCAGAAGAAGTCAGTAAAAAGATCTTATCTAAAGAGATACGACTCCGAGAGGAGGCACAACAGAAGTTCTCCAATATTGAAAAG TACCTTCATGCAGAGCAAGCAGCCCGTATAGCCCATGAACAGGCAATGAGAGAGGAGAACGAGAAGAGATGGGCCGCTCTACAAAAACTCACTGAGGAAGAGGTGCTTCACGTCCGGGAAGGGCAGAAG CTTGATAGGCATAAGAACATTGGTGGTATGAATAAGGTCAGTGATACCATGGAGAAGATGGAGAGACAAGCAGCGGAAACAAGAAAACAACTGGAACAAGTCATGAAGGCTGAAATCAAAACAAG ACAAAGCCAAGACAAGCAGATCGAGGGTAAGATCGAGGATGTGCAAGAGAAGCTTGGCGTTGCTATATCAACCCTTCAGCAAGCCATCGGAGGTATCAATGAGCAAGTATCATCTTCATCTAATGTG AGTCAAGATAAGATGTCGGCCGCCCTGGAGGAAGCCAAATCCAGCCAGTTGAGAGCTGTGACTGATCTAGATGCGAGGTTAAGCACGTTACAGTCCAAGATGGCCACACAAGAAGAGACTTTGGAAGACAGGATTCTCGCT GCTGTTGAAGAAGCACTAGGTGATCAG AGCCAAAAG GCAGCCAACCAGATAATAGAGGACCATACTGAAAACCTGGAGAAGATCAACGATTGGCAGGACACTGCTGATAAGAAGCTCATCCAGGTGAAAGAGCGTATGGATGAACTCGGACCGGAGATCAGGGAGATGAACCGAACCAATGAGACATTGCAAGAAGATATGAAGGGACTTGTAGATACAGAGGCCAAGGACAG AATCCGAGATGTCCAGATGGTGCGCCAGGAGTTCACCACCAAGTACAGTCAGTTGCAGCAGCAGATCGAGGCCGCCGCTCAGAAGGCTGCCCAGGGCGGTGGGGCACCCGCTGCCGCACCTATCCCAATCTCACAGAAAGAGAAGCTAGCCGCTGGCAAGGGAGGCAAGGTTGATCCTGCTGCCTTGGAGAAGGTGGAATTCCTGGAGGAAGAGCTTAATAAG CAAAGGAGAAAAGTGGAAGAG GTCAAAGAGTCCATGGCTAAAGTTGAGAGTAGTGTCCAGACAGTCAGGGTACATCTGACAAGAAAGGTGGATTCAGAGACGAAATCG CGACGGGAGGAGATACGAGATCTTCAGCTCGTCTTCGAGGAATTCAAGGATAAGATAGAGCCACTCCTGAAGCAGAtcgaagaagaagagaaagagaagaagaaagataatGATGAAGGTGGGTCAGGAAAGGAAGACGGTGAAGGGGAcgacaatgatggtgataaagAGAATGGCAAAGATGATGATAAATCGAAAGAGGATGACAATAACAATGATggaaaagatgatgataaaaaggGTGATGAAAGGGGCGGAAGTGCCGGCAGTCGTAAGTAG